From Antedon mediterranea chromosome 9, ecAntMedi1.1, whole genome shotgun sequence, a single genomic window includes:
- the LOC140059380 gene encoding mutS protein homolog 4-like, producing the protein MNRRTSKPKRDYGLMETPNNSSSTQKRTSSGSSMMSSSSSRRNSSSNNPTSLGQFSSANNHTPGYSRLTTPGTASSMQSSRSTPRQTTSSSTTPVVPNHKTVIIAIVEGRGLAQGEIGMASIDLKQSHLMLSQFSDSQTYVKVMTKLAILQPLEIIMPGTASETKLFKLITEHYQETSTSTVHRRYFNETKGLQYIKQLCLAEYSTVEIEVMSKYYCLAASAALLKYVEFIQNLVYAPKSLKIVFKGSEQTAMIDASTATNLELVQNLLDARSEHTLYGVLNNTKTVGGARLLRSNVLQPLCDLDTIQMRLEVVSELTENEELFYNLQSVLARFLDTDHLLSQCVQIPKAETVKTAEQKITTVILLKHTLELVTPLMNTIEGSENKLLQAYHKTLSDNRFALILEKIKTVIHDETSYQKGALNMRTQRCFAVKPELNGLLDVARRTYTEIVDDISELIKQLAEEHHLPLKTSYNATRGFYIQLSCAANSDVALDALPSTFVKVVKSRNMASFTTSDLIKLNDRIRESLNEIYLMTNIVLSELINDIREQIGCLYQLTECVSMLDMLTSFAHLCTLGGYVRPDFTDTLAIKNGRHPILNRIASEQPVANNTYASAESNFIVITGPNMSGKSTYLKQIALVQIMSQLGCFVPAEIASFRIADQIFSRISCDDDIETNASTFMLEMRETNYIIRNATDKSLIIIDELGRGTSSEEGVGICHAICEFLLSFNAFTFFATHYQQITNLDALYPNVENYHFEVEHHAVGKDKFQKVFYTHTLSRGRTQEKNYGIKLAEVSTLPPSIIAEAKKISETLKAQKKTNEEDTMELRKQRADFHLANRLIQVARNSRLDEDSLKEYLATLKKQYLSDLGASESEE; encoded by the exons ATGAACCGAAGAACCTCGAAGCCCAAGAGAG ATTATGGACTAATGGAAACACCCAATAACAGTAGCAGTACCCAAAAAAGGACATCTTCAGGTTCTAGTATGATGTCATCAAGTTCTAGTAGGAGAAATAGTTCCTCAAACAATCCAACATCATTAGGACAGTTTTCTTCCGCTAACAACCACACTCCAGGCTACTCCAG GTTGACAACACCAGGTACTGCCTCATCCATGCAAAGCAGTCGATCAACTCCAAGACAGACTACATCAAGCTCAACAACACCGGTAGTACCTAACCACAAAACTGTCATTATAG CTATTGTAGAAGGGCGTGGTCTAGCTCAGGGTGAAATAGGCATGGCCAGTATTGATCTGAAACAATCTCACCTGATGCTATCACAATTCTCTGATAGTCAAACTTATGTAAAGGTGATGACAAAGCTTGCAATCCTACAACCACTGGAG ATTATAATGCCAGGTACAGCCTCAGAGACAAAACTGTTTAAACTCATCACAGAACACTATCAAGAAACCAGTACATCAACTGTACATAGGAGGTACTTCAATGAAACCAAAG GGCTACAATATATCAAACAGCTATGTTTAGCAGAATACAGTACAGTTGAGATTGAGGTCATGTCAAA ATACTACTGTTTGGCCGCATCAGCTGCCTTGTTGAAATATGTAGAGTTTATTCAAAACCTTGTGTATGCTCCAAAATCATTGAAGATCGTGTTCAAAGGCAGCGAGCAGACAGCGATGATTG aTGCGTCTACAGCCACAAATTTAGAGCTTGTTCAAAATTTGCTAGATGCTCGGAGCGAACATACTCTATATGGTGTTCTTAATAACACGAAAACGGTTGGTGGAG CTCGGCTTTTGAGATCAAATGTGCTGCAGCCTTTGTGTG ATCTTGATACAATACAGATGCGTCTGGAAGTTGTGAGTGAACTTACAGAGAATGAGGAGCTATTTTATAACTTACAGTCAG TGTTGGCTAGATTCCTGGATACTGACCATCTGTTGTCTCAGTGTGTCCAGATACCAAAGGCCGAAACAGTGAAAACAGCCGAACAGAAGATAACAACGGTTATCCTGTTAAAGCATACGTTGGAACTGGTGACGCCGTTGATGAATACTATAGAGGGATCCGAGAACAAGTTGTTACAAGCATATCATAAG ACGTTAAGTGATAACAGGTTTGCGTTGATCTTAGAAAAGATAAAAACTGTTATACATGATGAAACTAGTTACCAGAAGGGTGCACTCAACATGAGAACGCAAAGATGCTTTGCGGTTAAACCGGAACTTAACG GTTTATTAGATGTGGCTAGAAGAACATACACAGAAATTGTGGATGACATATCAG AGTTAATCAAGCAACTTGCAGAGGAGCACCACTTACCATTAAAGACCAGTTATAATGCCACAAGAGGCTTCTACATTCAGTTGAGCTGTGCAGCTAATTCAGACGTCGCCCTCGATGCTTTACCGTCAACGTTTGTCAAAGTAGTTAAGTCCAGGAACATGGCAAGCTTTACAACTTCAGACTTG ATCAAACTGAATG ATCGTATCCGAGAATCCTTAAATGAAATATACCTGATGACTAACAT TGTGCTGAGTGAACTGATAAATGACATTCGTGAGCAAATTGGCTGCCTATATCAACTCACAGAATGTGTATCAATGCTGGACATGCTCACATCATTTGCTCATTTATGTACACTTGGAGGCTATG TAAGACCAGATTTTACCGATACGTTAGCCATCAAGAACGGACGCCACCCCATTCTAAATCGGATTGCAAGTGAGCAGCCAGTCGCAAACAACACT tatGCATCTGCAGAAAGTAATTTCATTGTCATTACTGgaccaaatatg agTGGCAAGTCTACGTATTTGAAGCAGATAGCGCTAGTGCAGATCATGTCTCAGCTGGGTTGCTTTGTGCCGGCAGAGATCGCATCGTTCAGGATTGCCGATCAGATATTTTCAAGAATAAGTTGTGATGACGATATTGAAACAAACGCCTCAACATTCATGTTGGAg ATGCGAGAAACTAACTACATCATACGAAATGCAACCGACAAGTCATTGATCATCATCGATGAATTAGGAAGAG GAACCAGTAGTGAGGAGGGCGTTGGTATCTGTCACGCAATCTGTGAATTCTTACTCAGTTTTAATGCGTTCACATTTTTCGCTACGCACTATCAGCAGATTACTAACTTGGACGCCCTCTATCCTAATGTTGAAAA TTACCATTTTGAAGTTGAGCATCATGCCGTAGGTAAAGACAAGTTTCAAAAGGTTTTCTACACACATACCCTGTCACGAGGGAGGACACAAGAGAAAAACTACG gAATCAAACTGGCGGAAGTTTCCACTCTTCCCCCGTCTATCATAGCAGAGGCAAAGAAGATCTCAGAAACTTTGAAGGCACAAAAAAAG ACAAATGAAGAAGACACAATGGAATTACGAAAGCAAAGAGCAGATTTCCACCTTGCCAACAGACTGATCCAAGTGGCTCGTAACTCACGTCTGGATGAGGACAGTTTAAAGGAATATCTggcaacattaaaaaaacagtatCTATCAGATTTAGGCGCTTCAGAGTCGGAGGAGTAA
- the LOC140059020 gene encoding DALR anticodon-binding domain-containing protein 3-like, with amino-acid sequence MDRLTQNIENHFNLFASNKPWIDIKYNKRIIRRNQFRNNESLSQGLLANRRCDVYVPGGVLRAAGFTVADQTCKGDETIELINMMSSMQEESKNWILPLDSCCLSPSGSLNISISRRQTFEKVLKMVQDEGDRYGYKTLSMNQDVLLHCAVGPTNQESDMTLTQLRALLLRDHMEIMLKSVKLPVHNAGQPNIPIWISEVFLISRHEKLPTVEHCTKKLQTSLEESEFRVPTESMTEENRLQASNACNVLLNVSGYVEEQRTIGKNYSKNIKTISVNETGTESVNLLEELSMIEFVLDSLKKTVDIFVLHITSHDREYKQQCLDILQRICSQHKCQHVHLVHGHVQVESSMPPGHMQISAHEFFKVRSKQMRKASEMKHGETIQGEMWDARIARLTSAALKFELLGTSPHNNIKLNLGEEAESRDGVFVMYNYARLSTLFNKLEQRVHAQYYPPLPDIKDIDFSFLKEEAEWYILFQYILPFPDIVAELLQPIFNSIGPRIQLQTHKICAFLMNLSKDLSTYYSRTHVLGEPRQHLLPVMFARLHLLKAVQRVMLNSLSLLNIQPLQQM; translated from the exons ATGGATAGATTAACGCAGAATATAGAGAATCACTTTAATTTATTTGCTTCAAATAAACCATGGATTGATATAAAGTACAATAAACGTATTATTAGGCGTAATCAATTCAGAAATAATGAGAGTTTAAGCCAAGGCCTATTAGCGAACCGTCGTTGTGATGTGTATGTTCCAGGCGGTGTTCTACGTGCAGCAGGTTTTACAGTTGCTGACCAAACTTGCAAGGGTGATGAAACTATAGAG TTGATTAATATGATGTCGTCGATGCAAGAAGAAAGCAAAAATTGGATTTTACCTTTAGATTCTTGCTGTTTGTCGCCCTCAGGATCTCTAAACATTTCAATTAGCAGACGACAAACATTTGAGAAGGTGTTAAAAATGGTACAAGATGAAGGTGATCGCTATGGTTACAAGACATTGAGTATGAATCAAGATGTGCTACTCCATTGTGCTGTTGGACCAACCAATCAAGAATCGGATATGACGCTAACACAATTGAGGGCGCTACTTCTTCGTGATCATATGGAGATAATGCTGAAATCTGTGAA GCTTCCTGTACACAATGCTGGGCAACCAAACATCCCAATTTGGATTAGTGAAGTATTTCTTATATCTAGACATGAGAAACTTCCAACCGTTGAACATTGCACAAAGAAGCTACAAACCTCACTAGAAGAAAGCGAATTCCGTGTTCCAACAGAAAGCATGACTGAAGAAAACAGGTTGCAAGCCTCAAATGCTtgtaatgttttacttaatgtTAGTGGTTATGTTGAAGAGCAAAGGACAATTGGGAAGAATTatagtaaaaatattaaaacaatatcgG TGAATGAAACGGGAACAGAATCAGTAAACTTACTTGAGGAGTTGTCTATGATAGAGTTTGTTCTTGATTCTCTTAAGAAAACG gttgatatttttgtgttacATATCACAAGTCATGATAGAGAGTACAAACAACAGTGCTTAGACATCTTACAAAGAATTTGTTCACAACACAAGTGTCAGCATGTCCACCTAGTACATGGCCATGTGCAAGTTGAAAGTAGTATGCCACCTGGTCATATGCAAATTAGTGCTCATGAATTCTTTAAAGTAAGGAGTAAGCAGATGAGAAAGGCCTCTGAGATGAAACATGGCGAAACTATTCAAG gtgAAATGTGGGATGCAAGAATAGCCAGGCTTACATCTGCTGCCCTCAAGTTTGAGCTCCTAGGTACTTCACCCCATAATAAC ATTAAACTTAACTTGGGAGAGGAAGCCGAGAGCAGAGATGGtgtttttgttatgtataaCTACGCTAGGTTATCAACATTGTTCAACAAACTTGAGCAGAGAGTTCACGCACAATATTACCCACCTCTACCCGACATCAAAGACATTGACTTTAGTTTTTTGAAAGAAGAGGCTGAATGGTACATTCTCTTCCAATATATCTTGCCATTCCCTGATATTGTGGCTGAGCTGTTGCAGCCTATTTTCAATTCTATCGGGCCTAGAATCCAACTGCAAACACACAAG ATTTGTGCTTTTTTGATGAATTTAAGTAAAGATCTTAGCACCTACTACAGCAGAACACATGTTTTAGGG GAACCAAGACAACATCTATTACCAGTAATGTTTGCACGTTTACACTTATTGAAAGCTGTTCAACGAGTCATGCTAAATTCACTTTCACTACTTAATATTCAACCATTACAGCAAATGTGA